A single genomic interval of Danio aesculapii chromosome 5, fDanAes4.1, whole genome shotgun sequence harbors:
- the si:dkeyp-117b8.4 gene encoding uncharacterized protein si:dkeyp-117b8.4 isoform X1, whose product MANMKQEELEISGKTQARYCSVAWKYYIKNELNGTVYCRLCKSTFKFSSNTANMIKHLRVKHRLNIPTVANGGERLCTEEPSEGNMDMVLPPPRHPGIHSSPILRRRMQRFLPFSDRRTSKVWNHYTQLSLHRVECNHCKRQLSFHNSTTSMREHLGRKHSIREGAVPPHNIAGIPTPAALHSHIQSALHGNRCNNTGNVTFQPVLPVTVKEEHEEILPAEMGEAKPARTSYAPDCAPGSSTSGSNTIAHQDTDMGCLMYNFPAGEMSSTAGGSSSRCGTRPCSNKRAEVLTDLILEMVFRDLQPLSLVEERGFKLLLSCLEPNYPVPSPSLLGSLLWHRYHVLKQCLQQHLQTSLASHYMTLCTEYWRSVDGCGVGGDGQYYLSVSAHFIDSQWRLARCMLETRPIAELKGNPSERGQLSFADTLKAVLSEFQLLENFVFCVVHDTPSGSESRQSIDQEYQQEFAGPSHPPPKKLPKGWAPLLCAGQALKLCVQEGLCVESVRQALADARAIVLHFQHNVGASTALSQKAEAVNKESACLVLNDPGRWTTAIEMCESLLELKWVISSVLEEQKVATNLADHQWRLVHELVPVLKTVRIAASFLSEDINGPISALMPCLQGVSRLLGQKIADCTCPVVRGVMERIRAGMDKRWSLSDEDALLDCPAVLSSFLDPRFKELRFLSPHARSKLHDKVKELLSVQAFTSNEGLNEDRRQSMEMEEDLDEHGDPADFGLDDSLPIPPIGSLDSPESCGSVEEGDSVELQPSELSVAVSSPEQVNDNALEVGSPFKNTNERKRRSSGATMTSPLRGELQLTSRIRMSPLPQSMYDILLGEDPTERMPEIHQQLENYIAEPLCRRSLSPLQWWRNKEHRFPAVARLARKYLSIPATAVSANRVFASRESPVTQRRATLGSKHLNHILFLHQNTDYLDQLKGGSSAREIDQWNSVSGNQSRESLYQTLVSYESKVRVPEEES is encoded by the exons ATGGCCAACATGAAGCAAGAGGAGCTGGAAATCAGTGGCAAAACACAGGCCCGATATTGCTCCGTAGCCTGGAAGTACTATATCAAAAATGAGCTCAACGGCACTGTTTACTGCAGGTTGTGCAAGTCGACATTTAAGTTTTCTTCAAACACGGCCAACATGATAAAACACCTCAGAGTGAAACATCGACTCAACATTCCCACTGTTGCCAACGGCGGCGAGAGACTGTGCACGGAGGAGCCCAGCGAAGGAAACATGG ACATGGTTCTCCCACCTCCAAGGCATCCTGGAATTCACAGCAGTCCAATTCTTCGCAGGAGAATGCAGCGTTTTTTGCCATTTTCAGATCGCCGCACGTCAAAAGTGTGGAACCACTACACTCAGCTAAGTCTGCATCGTGTGGAGTGCAACCATTGTAAGAGACAGCTTTCCTTTCACAACAGCACTACGTCTATGAGAGAACACTTGGGACGCAAACACAGCATTCGGGAAGGAGCGGTACCCCCTCACAACATCGCAGGGATCCCCACTCCTGCAGCATTACATTCTCACATTCAGTCCGCTTTACATGGTAACAGATGTAACAATACAGGCAATGTTACATTTCAACCAGTGCTGCCTGTTACCGTCAAAGAAGAGCATGAAGAAATACTACCAGCTGAGATGGGAGAGGCCAAACCTGCTCGGACATCATATGCCCCTGACTGCGCGCCAGGTAGCAGTACATCTGGTTCAAATACAATTGCACACCAGGATACAGATATGGGATGTTTAATGTATAATTTTCCTGCAGGGGAGATGAGCAGCACTGCTGGAGGTAGTAGCAGTCGTTGTGGGACAAGACCCTGCAGTAACAAGCGAGCTGAAGTGTTGACCGATCTTATTTTGGAAATGGTCTTTAGAGACCTTCAGCCATTGTCTTTGGTGGAGGAAAGAGGGTTCAAGCTTTTACTGAGTTGCCTAGAGCCTAATTACCCCGTGCCTTCTCCATCTCTACTTGGCAGCTTGCTTTGGCATCGCTACCACGTCCTCAAGCAATGCCTTCAGCAGCATCTTCAGACAAGTCTGGCTTCCCACTATATGACCCTTTGCACTGAATACTGGCGATCTGTAGACGGATGTGGGGTTGGTGGGGATGGACAGTACTACCTCTCAGTCAGTGCCCATTTTATCGACTCTCAGTGGCGTCTGGCACGCTGCATGCTTGAGACTCGACCAATAGCAGAACTCAAAGGAAACCCATCTGAGAGAGGGCAATTAAGTTTTGCAGATACCTTGAAAGCTGTCCTCTCTGAGTTCCAGCTTCTAGAGAACTTTGTTTTCTGTGTGGTGCACGACACCCCCAGTGGATCTGAGTCCAGGCAGAGTATCGATCAAGAATATCAGCAGGAATTTGCTGGACCCAGCCATCCTCCTCCCAAAAAACTTCCGAAGGGATGGGCACCCCTGCTTTGTGCAGGCCAGGCCCTAAAACTCTGTGTCCAGGAGGGACTTTGTGTGGAGTCTGTTAGACAAGCTCTGGCAGATGCTCGCGCCATCGTCCTGCACTTCCAACACAATGTGGGCGCTTCTACAGCACTGAGCCAGAAAGCAGAAGCTGTTAATAAAGAGTCAGCATGCCTGGTCTTGAATGACCCGGGGCGCTGGACCACTGCCATCGAGATGTGTGAAAGTCTGCTGGAGCTCAAGTGGGTAATAAGCTCTGTCTTAGAGGAACAAAAAGTAGCAACAAATCTGGCCGATCACCAGTGGCGCCTTGTACACGAACTGGTCCCTGTGCTAAAAACAGTTCGTATTGCAGCATCGTTTTTGAGCGAGGACATTAACGGACCCATTTCAGCCCTAATGCCGTGCCTCCAAGGAGTTTCCCGGCTCCTGGGACAGAAAATTGCAGATTGCACCTGTCCAGTGGTGAGAGGAGTTATGGAGAGGATTCGTGCTGGTATGGACAAACGCTGGAGTCTGAGCGACGAAGATGCTCTTCTGGACTGTCCTGCTGTGTTGTCTTCGTTTCTGGACCCACGTTTTAAAGAGTTGCGTTTCCTCAGTCCACATGCTCGCAGCAAGCTGCATGACAAGGTTAAGGAGCTCCTGTCTGTTCAGGCTTTCACAAGCAACGAAGGATTGAATGAAGATAGAAGGCAGAGTATGGAAATGGAAGAGGATTTGGATGAGCACGGAGATCCTGCAGATTTCGGATTGGATGATTCCTTACCAATTCCTCCAATAGGGTCTTTGGATTCTCCTGAATCGTGCGGCTCAGTGGAGGAAGGTGACAGTGTGGAGCTGCAGCCAAGCGAGCTCTCTGTTGCAGTATCATCTCCAGAACAGGTCAACGACAATGCTCTTGAGGTTGGATCACCTTTTAAAAACACCAATGAACGTAAAAGACGTTCCAGTGGGGCCACTATGACCTCCCCACTGAGAGGAGAATTGCAGCTCACATCTCGGATAAGAATGAGTCCTCTCCCACAAAGCATGTACGATATTCTTCTGGGTGAAGACCCTACTGAGCGAATGCCCGAGATTCACCAACAGCTGGAAAATTACATAGCGGAGCCTCTGTGCAGACGCAGCCTCTCGCCTCTGCAGTGGTGGCGCAACAAGGAACATCGGTTTCCAGCTGTGGCCAGACTGGCACGAAAATACCTGTCCATTCCAGCAACTGCTGTTTCCGCCAATCGGGTCTTTGCCTCAAGGGAGTCTCCAGTTACGCAAAGAAGGGCCACACTAGGATCTAAACACCTTAACCATATTTTGTTTCTCCATCAGAACACTGATTATCTGGACCAGCTGAAAGGTGGCTCCTCTGCTCGTGAAATTGACCAGTGGAACAGTGTCAGTGGAAACCAAAGCAGAGAAAGTCTTTACCAAACTCTAGTGTCATATGAAAGTAAGGTCCGTGTTCCCGAGGAAGAGTCATGA
- the si:dkeyp-117b8.4 gene encoding uncharacterized protein si:dkeyp-117b8.4 isoform X2, translating into MANMKQEELEISGKTQARYCSVAWKYYIKNELNGTVYCRLCKSTFKFSSNTANMIKHLRVKHRLNIPTVANGGERLCTEEPSEGNMDMVLPPPRHPGIHSSPILRRRMQRFLPFSDRRTSKVWNHYTQLSLHRVECNHCKRQLSFHNSTTSMREHLGRKHSIREGAVPPHNIAGIPTPAALHSHIQSALHGNRCNNTGNVTFQPVLPVTVKEEHEEILPAEMGEAKPARTSYAPDCAPGEMSSTAGGSSSRCGTRPCSNKRAEVLTDLILEMVFRDLQPLSLVEERGFKLLLSCLEPNYPVPSPSLLGSLLWHRYHVLKQCLQQHLQTSLASHYMTLCTEYWRSVDGCGVGGDGQYYLSVSAHFIDSQWRLARCMLETRPIAELKGNPSERGQLSFADTLKAVLSEFQLLENFVFCVVHDTPSGSESRQSIDQEYQQEFAGPSHPPPKKLPKGWAPLLCAGQALKLCVQEGLCVESVRQALADARAIVLHFQHNVGASTALSQKAEAVNKESACLVLNDPGRWTTAIEMCESLLELKWVISSVLEEQKVATNLADHQWRLVHELVPVLKTVRIAASFLSEDINGPISALMPCLQGVSRLLGQKIADCTCPVVRGVMERIRAGMDKRWSLSDEDALLDCPAVLSSFLDPRFKELRFLSPHARSKLHDKVKELLSVQAFTSNEGLNEDRRQSMEMEEDLDEHGDPADFGLDDSLPIPPIGSLDSPESCGSVEEGDSVELQPSELSVAVSSPEQVNDNALEVGSPFKNTNERKRRSSGATMTSPLRGELQLTSRIRMSPLPQSMYDILLGEDPTERMPEIHQQLENYIAEPLCRRSLSPLQWWRNKEHRFPAVARLARKYLSIPATAVSANRVFASRESPVTQRRATLGSKHLNHILFLHQNTDYLDQLKGGSSAREIDQWNSVSGNQSRESLYQTLVSYESKVRVPEEES; encoded by the exons ATGGCCAACATGAAGCAAGAGGAGCTGGAAATCAGTGGCAAAACACAGGCCCGATATTGCTCCGTAGCCTGGAAGTACTATATCAAAAATGAGCTCAACGGCACTGTTTACTGCAGGTTGTGCAAGTCGACATTTAAGTTTTCTTCAAACACGGCCAACATGATAAAACACCTCAGAGTGAAACATCGACTCAACATTCCCACTGTTGCCAACGGCGGCGAGAGACTGTGCACGGAGGAGCCCAGCGAAGGAAACATGG ACATGGTTCTCCCACCTCCAAGGCATCCTGGAATTCACAGCAGTCCAATTCTTCGCAGGAGAATGCAGCGTTTTTTGCCATTTTCAGATCGCCGCACGTCAAAAGTGTGGAACCACTACACTCAGCTAAGTCTGCATCGTGTGGAGTGCAACCATTGTAAGAGACAGCTTTCCTTTCACAACAGCACTACGTCTATGAGAGAACACTTGGGACGCAAACACAGCATTCGGGAAGGAGCGGTACCCCCTCACAACATCGCAGGGATCCCCACTCCTGCAGCATTACATTCTCACATTCAGTCCGCTTTACATGGTAACAGATGTAACAATACAGGCAATGTTACATTTCAACCAGTGCTGCCTGTTACCGTCAAAGAAGAGCATGAAGAAATACTACCAGCTGAGATGGGAGAGGCCAAACCTGCTCGGACATCATATGCCCCTGACTGCGCGCCAG GGGAGATGAGCAGCACTGCTGGAGGTAGTAGCAGTCGTTGTGGGACAAGACCCTGCAGTAACAAGCGAGCTGAAGTGTTGACCGATCTTATTTTGGAAATGGTCTTTAGAGACCTTCAGCCATTGTCTTTGGTGGAGGAAAGAGGGTTCAAGCTTTTACTGAGTTGCCTAGAGCCTAATTACCCCGTGCCTTCTCCATCTCTACTTGGCAGCTTGCTTTGGCATCGCTACCACGTCCTCAAGCAATGCCTTCAGCAGCATCTTCAGACAAGTCTGGCTTCCCACTATATGACCCTTTGCACTGAATACTGGCGATCTGTAGACGGATGTGGGGTTGGTGGGGATGGACAGTACTACCTCTCAGTCAGTGCCCATTTTATCGACTCTCAGTGGCGTCTGGCACGCTGCATGCTTGAGACTCGACCAATAGCAGAACTCAAAGGAAACCCATCTGAGAGAGGGCAATTAAGTTTTGCAGATACCTTGAAAGCTGTCCTCTCTGAGTTCCAGCTTCTAGAGAACTTTGTTTTCTGTGTGGTGCACGACACCCCCAGTGGATCTGAGTCCAGGCAGAGTATCGATCAAGAATATCAGCAGGAATTTGCTGGACCCAGCCATCCTCCTCCCAAAAAACTTCCGAAGGGATGGGCACCCCTGCTTTGTGCAGGCCAGGCCCTAAAACTCTGTGTCCAGGAGGGACTTTGTGTGGAGTCTGTTAGACAAGCTCTGGCAGATGCTCGCGCCATCGTCCTGCACTTCCAACACAATGTGGGCGCTTCTACAGCACTGAGCCAGAAAGCAGAAGCTGTTAATAAAGAGTCAGCATGCCTGGTCTTGAATGACCCGGGGCGCTGGACCACTGCCATCGAGATGTGTGAAAGTCTGCTGGAGCTCAAGTGGGTAATAAGCTCTGTCTTAGAGGAACAAAAAGTAGCAACAAATCTGGCCGATCACCAGTGGCGCCTTGTACACGAACTGGTCCCTGTGCTAAAAACAGTTCGTATTGCAGCATCGTTTTTGAGCGAGGACATTAACGGACCCATTTCAGCCCTAATGCCGTGCCTCCAAGGAGTTTCCCGGCTCCTGGGACAGAAAATTGCAGATTGCACCTGTCCAGTGGTGAGAGGAGTTATGGAGAGGATTCGTGCTGGTATGGACAAACGCTGGAGTCTGAGCGACGAAGATGCTCTTCTGGACTGTCCTGCTGTGTTGTCTTCGTTTCTGGACCCACGTTTTAAAGAGTTGCGTTTCCTCAGTCCACATGCTCGCAGCAAGCTGCATGACAAGGTTAAGGAGCTCCTGTCTGTTCAGGCTTTCACAAGCAACGAAGGATTGAATGAAGATAGAAGGCAGAGTATGGAAATGGAAGAGGATTTGGATGAGCACGGAGATCCTGCAGATTTCGGATTGGATGATTCCTTACCAATTCCTCCAATAGGGTCTTTGGATTCTCCTGAATCGTGCGGCTCAGTGGAGGAAGGTGACAGTGTGGAGCTGCAGCCAAGCGAGCTCTCTGTTGCAGTATCATCTCCAGAACAGGTCAACGACAATGCTCTTGAGGTTGGATCACCTTTTAAAAACACCAATGAACGTAAAAGACGTTCCAGTGGGGCCACTATGACCTCCCCACTGAGAGGAGAATTGCAGCTCACATCTCGGATAAGAATGAGTCCTCTCCCACAAAGCATGTACGATATTCTTCTGGGTGAAGACCCTACTGAGCGAATGCCCGAGATTCACCAACAGCTGGAAAATTACATAGCGGAGCCTCTGTGCAGACGCAGCCTCTCGCCTCTGCAGTGGTGGCGCAACAAGGAACATCGGTTTCCAGCTGTGGCCAGACTGGCACGAAAATACCTGTCCATTCCAGCAACTGCTGTTTCCGCCAATCGGGTCTTTGCCTCAAGGGAGTCTCCAGTTACGCAAAGAAGGGCCACACTAGGATCTAAACACCTTAACCATATTTTGTTTCTCCATCAGAACACTGATTATCTGGACCAGCTGAAAGGTGGCTCCTCTGCTCGTGAAATTGACCAGTGGAACAGTGTCAGTGGAAACCAAAGCAGAGAAAGTCTTTACCAAACTCTAGTGTCATATGAAAGTAAGGTCCGTGTTCCCGAGGAAGAGTCATGA
- the si:dkeyp-117b8.4 gene encoding uncharacterized protein si:dkeyp-117b8.4 isoform X3, whose protein sequence is MNSDFNMVLPPPRHPGIHSSPILRRRMQRFLPFSDRRTSKVWNHYTQLSLHRVECNHCKRQLSFHNSTTSMREHLGRKHSIREGAVPPHNIAGIPTPAALHSHIQSALHGNRCNNTGNVTFQPVLPVTVKEEHEEILPAEMGEAKPARTSYAPDCAPGSSTSGSNTIAHQDTDMGCLMYNFPAGEMSSTAGGSSSRCGTRPCSNKRAEVLTDLILEMVFRDLQPLSLVEERGFKLLLSCLEPNYPVPSPSLLGSLLWHRYHVLKQCLQQHLQTSLASHYMTLCTEYWRSVDGCGVGGDGQYYLSVSAHFIDSQWRLARCMLETRPIAELKGNPSERGQLSFADTLKAVLSEFQLLENFVFCVVHDTPSGSESRQSIDQEYQQEFAGPSHPPPKKLPKGWAPLLCAGQALKLCVQEGLCVESVRQALADARAIVLHFQHNVGASTALSQKAEAVNKESACLVLNDPGRWTTAIEMCESLLELKWVISSVLEEQKVATNLADHQWRLVHELVPVLKTVRIAASFLSEDINGPISALMPCLQGVSRLLGQKIADCTCPVVRGVMERIRAGMDKRWSLSDEDALLDCPAVLSSFLDPRFKELRFLSPHARSKLHDKVKELLSVQAFTSNEGLNEDRRQSMEMEEDLDEHGDPADFGLDDSLPIPPIGSLDSPESCGSVEEGDSVELQPSELSVAVSSPEQVNDNALEVGSPFKNTNERKRRSSGATMTSPLRGELQLTSRIRMSPLPQSMYDILLGEDPTERMPEIHQQLENYIAEPLCRRSLSPLQWWRNKEHRFPAVARLARKYLSIPATAVSANRVFASRESPVTQRRATLGSKHLNHILFLHQNTDYLDQLKGGSSAREIDQWNSVSGNQSRESLYQTLVSYESKVRVPEEES, encoded by the exons ATGAACTCTGATTTTA ACATGGTTCTCCCACCTCCAAGGCATCCTGGAATTCACAGCAGTCCAATTCTTCGCAGGAGAATGCAGCGTTTTTTGCCATTTTCAGATCGCCGCACGTCAAAAGTGTGGAACCACTACACTCAGCTAAGTCTGCATCGTGTGGAGTGCAACCATTGTAAGAGACAGCTTTCCTTTCACAACAGCACTACGTCTATGAGAGAACACTTGGGACGCAAACACAGCATTCGGGAAGGAGCGGTACCCCCTCACAACATCGCAGGGATCCCCACTCCTGCAGCATTACATTCTCACATTCAGTCCGCTTTACATGGTAACAGATGTAACAATACAGGCAATGTTACATTTCAACCAGTGCTGCCTGTTACCGTCAAAGAAGAGCATGAAGAAATACTACCAGCTGAGATGGGAGAGGCCAAACCTGCTCGGACATCATATGCCCCTGACTGCGCGCCAGGTAGCAGTACATCTGGTTCAAATACAATTGCACACCAGGATACAGATATGGGATGTTTAATGTATAATTTTCCTGCAGGGGAGATGAGCAGCACTGCTGGAGGTAGTAGCAGTCGTTGTGGGACAAGACCCTGCAGTAACAAGCGAGCTGAAGTGTTGACCGATCTTATTTTGGAAATGGTCTTTAGAGACCTTCAGCCATTGTCTTTGGTGGAGGAAAGAGGGTTCAAGCTTTTACTGAGTTGCCTAGAGCCTAATTACCCCGTGCCTTCTCCATCTCTACTTGGCAGCTTGCTTTGGCATCGCTACCACGTCCTCAAGCAATGCCTTCAGCAGCATCTTCAGACAAGTCTGGCTTCCCACTATATGACCCTTTGCACTGAATACTGGCGATCTGTAGACGGATGTGGGGTTGGTGGGGATGGACAGTACTACCTCTCAGTCAGTGCCCATTTTATCGACTCTCAGTGGCGTCTGGCACGCTGCATGCTTGAGACTCGACCAATAGCAGAACTCAAAGGAAACCCATCTGAGAGAGGGCAATTAAGTTTTGCAGATACCTTGAAAGCTGTCCTCTCTGAGTTCCAGCTTCTAGAGAACTTTGTTTTCTGTGTGGTGCACGACACCCCCAGTGGATCTGAGTCCAGGCAGAGTATCGATCAAGAATATCAGCAGGAATTTGCTGGACCCAGCCATCCTCCTCCCAAAAAACTTCCGAAGGGATGGGCACCCCTGCTTTGTGCAGGCCAGGCCCTAAAACTCTGTGTCCAGGAGGGACTTTGTGTGGAGTCTGTTAGACAAGCTCTGGCAGATGCTCGCGCCATCGTCCTGCACTTCCAACACAATGTGGGCGCTTCTACAGCACTGAGCCAGAAAGCAGAAGCTGTTAATAAAGAGTCAGCATGCCTGGTCTTGAATGACCCGGGGCGCTGGACCACTGCCATCGAGATGTGTGAAAGTCTGCTGGAGCTCAAGTGGGTAATAAGCTCTGTCTTAGAGGAACAAAAAGTAGCAACAAATCTGGCCGATCACCAGTGGCGCCTTGTACACGAACTGGTCCCTGTGCTAAAAACAGTTCGTATTGCAGCATCGTTTTTGAGCGAGGACATTAACGGACCCATTTCAGCCCTAATGCCGTGCCTCCAAGGAGTTTCCCGGCTCCTGGGACAGAAAATTGCAGATTGCACCTGTCCAGTGGTGAGAGGAGTTATGGAGAGGATTCGTGCTGGTATGGACAAACGCTGGAGTCTGAGCGACGAAGATGCTCTTCTGGACTGTCCTGCTGTGTTGTCTTCGTTTCTGGACCCACGTTTTAAAGAGTTGCGTTTCCTCAGTCCACATGCTCGCAGCAAGCTGCATGACAAGGTTAAGGAGCTCCTGTCTGTTCAGGCTTTCACAAGCAACGAAGGATTGAATGAAGATAGAAGGCAGAGTATGGAAATGGAAGAGGATTTGGATGAGCACGGAGATCCTGCAGATTTCGGATTGGATGATTCCTTACCAATTCCTCCAATAGGGTCTTTGGATTCTCCTGAATCGTGCGGCTCAGTGGAGGAAGGTGACAGTGTGGAGCTGCAGCCAAGCGAGCTCTCTGTTGCAGTATCATCTCCAGAACAGGTCAACGACAATGCTCTTGAGGTTGGATCACCTTTTAAAAACACCAATGAACGTAAAAGACGTTCCAGTGGGGCCACTATGACCTCCCCACTGAGAGGAGAATTGCAGCTCACATCTCGGATAAGAATGAGTCCTCTCCCACAAAGCATGTACGATATTCTTCTGGGTGAAGACCCTACTGAGCGAATGCCCGAGATTCACCAACAGCTGGAAAATTACATAGCGGAGCCTCTGTGCAGACGCAGCCTCTCGCCTCTGCAGTGGTGGCGCAACAAGGAACATCGGTTTCCAGCTGTGGCCAGACTGGCACGAAAATACCTGTCCATTCCAGCAACTGCTGTTTCCGCCAATCGGGTCTTTGCCTCAAGGGAGTCTCCAGTTACGCAAAGAAGGGCCACACTAGGATCTAAACACCTTAACCATATTTTGTTTCTCCATCAGAACACTGATTATCTGGACCAGCTGAAAGGTGGCTCCTCTGCTCGTGAAATTGACCAGTGGAACAGTGTCAGTGGAAACCAAAGCAGAGAAAGTCTTTACCAAACTCTAGTGTCATATGAAAGTAAGGTCCGTGTTCCCGAGGAAGAGTCATGA